From Bacteroidota bacterium, a single genomic window includes:
- a CDS encoding glycosyltransferase family 2 protein, with translation MTKKKNIVVIIPAFNEENSVGHVIRDLPKDFISEVIVVNNNSNDNTKLNAQKGGATVLDEKRQGYGYACLKGIAYVKEKIHKPDIVVFIDADYSDYPQEMIALVQPIIEQDYDMVIGSRALGNRERGSMTPQQIFGNKLATSLMKFLYGVKYTDLGPFRAIKFDKLLELEMRDTTYGWTVEMQLKAAKKKMKVTEVPVNYRNRIGFSKISGTVKGTIMAGYKIITTIFKYI, from the coding sequence ATGACTAAAAAGAAAAATATAGTGGTAATTATTCCTGCTTTTAACGAGGAGAACTCAGTTGGGCATGTTATTAGAGATTTGCCCAAAGACTTTATAAGCGAAGTGATAGTAGTAAACAATAATTCCAATGATAACACCAAACTAAACGCACAAAAAGGCGGGGCAACGGTTCTTGATGAAAAGCGTCAGGGATATGGTTACGCCTGCCTGAAAGGAATTGCATACGTAAAAGAAAAAATTCACAAGCCGGATATTGTTGTTTTTATTGATGCTGATTATTCTGATTATCCCCAGGAAATGATAGCGCTTGTACAACCGATAATCGAACAGGATTACGATATGGTGATAGGATCCAGGGCGCTTGGAAACAGAGAAAGGGGGTCTATGACACCACAACAGATTTTTGGAAATAAATTAGCAACAAGCTTAATGAAGTTTCTTTATGGAGTAAAATATACCGACCTCGGCCCTTTCAGAGCAATAAAATTTGATAAACTATTAGAATTGGAAATGAGGGACACTACCTATGGATGGACGGTAGAAATGCAATTGAAGGCTGCAAAGAAAAAGATGAAAGTAACGGAAGTGCCCGTTAATTATAGAAATAGAATAGGGTTTTCCAAAATAAGCGGGACGGTTAAAGGCACTATTATGGCAGGATATAAGATTATCACCACTATTTTTAAATACATTTAA